The DNA segment TGACGCGGGTAGGCGGGGAGGGGCCGATCCAGGTGGATGTCCGGATTCTGGCTGCCACCAATCGATCGCTGAAAGAACTGGTTGAAAAGGGGCGCTTCAGGGAAGACCTCTACTACCGCCTCAATGTTCTGGACATTGATATTCCGCCGCTAAGAGAGCGAAAAGAAGATATCCCGGCCTTGGTTGCGCATTTTCTTGAAAAATACGGTAACGGCAAGGAAAAATTCAGTCCAGAGGCGGAGTCCACTCTCATGAAATACACATTCCCCGGGAATGTGAGGGAACTTGAGCACATTGTACAGCGGGTGCTGGCACTTTCCCGGGGCCACAACCTCTCTGCCCATGACCTGCCCGAGGAGGTACGCTTTCACCAGGCAGTCGAAACCGGTACACTGGCCCGCCGCCTGGAGGCGGTGGAGAAGGAAATGCTTCTAACCGCACTTGAGAGAAATGACTGGGTGCAGACAAGGGCTGCCCGCTCACTGGGCATCAGTGAGCGGGTGCTGCGTTACAAGATAACGAAATACCACTTGAAAGAGAAATAGCTTTTTTCACTTTGACAAGCTTTTCCTTGTTTAATACTTGCGCTTCATCCAGCCCGTTTTTTTATCCACGACCAGCTTTTCCACCAGAGAGCCGTCTTTTGTCACGATTTCGCCCACGTAGCTATCATCCTCTTCAGTTACTTCACCGATTTTCAAGTTGGGATTGGCGGCCACGTAATTGTTCATAAGCGTTTTGGCTTCCTCCTGGCTCAGCGGGGCCATCTGTTTAGTTTTTTCTCTCGGGCATTGCCCTCGGCTCCAGCCATGATGCATGCCACGGCCCCGGTGCATCATGTGCCGGTCGCCCATCATGCCTTGGCCCATTTCAGTGCCTCTTTGAGATCCGCACCACGGGCAGAACCATTCCATCTGCTGCTCTGATGGATGTCTCTGCTGCATTTCGCTTTGCTTATGCATCTGCTTTGTTTCGTCCTGTTGATGCATCTGCTGCATTTCACCTGGCTCGTGCATCTGCTGCTCAGTCTCACCCTGCTGATGCATCTCCGCCGTGACCAGTCCGGCGCCTGCCAGCACAAAAATTAATGTAATAATAAGAGTCATCGTTTGTCTCATTTTGGACCTCCTTTTTTTCGTTAAAGTTTAGTTGTTATAGGATTTTCAGAATGCATTTGGCGCCGGTTTCATAGCTCATGCGCCATCATTCTGTGCCCCCATCTGTGTGTGGTGTGGCATCGCCAGCATTCCTTAACCAACGGTTTTCCTCCTTTGTATTCGCCCTGCCGATGCCCTTCCAGAATTTTATCCCAGAAAGACGGCTCCCCGTGCGACGCCGGTGCTGCATGGCATCGATGGCAATTTCGGTTATCCGCCGGCGGGTGACGGAATCCCTTTATATCCCACGTTGTCATTCCATGGCAGGCCCGGCAGTCATCACCGAATTTGCGGTCATGGGCTCTAAAATGACATTGGGTGCAGGAGAGCTCACCGTTAAAGAGCGTGTGATCCACCTCGGATATATCCGCCGCAGGTCCCCGGTGCTCCGTATGGCAATCCAAACAGTGTTTTTGCGCCTCATGAAAACGGATCTGGGGTTTGAGCGCCGATACATCATCGAAGTAGTGACACTGCAGGCATTTTTGTTTTGTCACGCCTTGCCACGGGATATGGCATGTTTCACAGCTGCCGATGAACTGGTGCGCTGAGCTTAATGCCCCTGGTTCCGAGGCTTGATCATAGGCATACAACCATACCGAGAACCCGATGATCAAAACGGCGATGCCTATATTTAAAATCATCTTTTTCATGGCACCCATCTCAGCCCGTAATAAATGGTTGTCATGATGTGAACGATCATCAGCGCAAACAGCAAACCGGAGATGACATAATGAATCCGGATCCATCGGGAAAAAACCGTTTTTAAGCGGTCAAAGAACCGGGTGGCATATTCGATTTCCGCAAGTGTCCGCACTTCATCAAGCCACTCGCCGCATTTTCCAAGCATTTCCTCGCGGGAATAAGTTTCGGAATCACCGGCTGTGTCTGTCTCTGATTCATCCAAGGTCTCATCAGCTTTACAATCAGTGTGCATCTCTTTTTTACGATTTTCAATCCGGGCCTTTATGAGCTTTTGATCCCGTTTCTGCTCCCGAAGCGATCGATTGACCTTCTTATACAGGTAGCGGCCCACAATGCCGCTGAAAACAACGAGAACGAGCGATAAAAAAACCAGTATGCCGATTAAGCTCGAAAATTTATGCGCCGAATGGATAACGACCAGGGAAGGGCCGATCAGACCATAGGTAACATGGCTGTTCAAAGAATTCTGCCTGCCCTTTTTCTTTAAAACCCGCTTTCGGAACGGATAAATCAGGGTCATCAGAATCAGGATACTGCCAACGATGCCCAGGCCATGCCCCAGCAGACTGCCGGCGAATGTCTGACTCTGGTGGAACAGAAATCCCAATACCAGCAGACAGAAAAAGACAGCCAAAAAGGCATTGATGTTTTTTTCGCTCCACATAACAGATCAGATCTCAAGCACGATGTCCGTCAAAGGAACCGCCACACACGGCAGAATCATATTGGCCGCAGCATCCTCATCTTCAAGCCCGTCTTCGACCTCCATATCCACCTTGCCGGAAATCAAGCGGACTTTACAGGTTCCGCAAACCCCGGCTTCACAGTCGGTTTCAATTTCAATCCCGTTTTCTTCAGCCAGTTCCAGCAAGCTTTCATAGCTGTCATTCCATTGTGCGGTCTTGCCGGATGTTTTGAATTCAACTGTTATCGCCATGTGACATCTCCTTTCGAATCATTTCCAGAATTTCCCGGGTTCGCCGCTGCCGCTGAAAAAATGCGACCAGGGCGGCCAGGGCAAAAAGCACCAGGAAA comes from the Desulfobacterales bacterium genome and includes:
- a CDS encoding 2Fe-2S iron-sulfur cluster binding domain-containing protein — protein: MAITVEFKTSGKTAQWNDSYESLLELAEENGIEIETDCEAGVCGTCKVRLISGKVDMEVEDGLEDEDAAANMILPCVAVPLTDIVLEI